The following proteins are co-located in the Branchiostoma lanceolatum isolate klBraLanc5 chromosome 16, klBraLanc5.hap2, whole genome shotgun sequence genome:
- the LOC136422134 gene encoding uncharacterized protein: MTTRKLAGEFQQVDKPFKDKDGNTLATTQEQLRRWAEHFNELLYRRTPEAPPDCADIPPADSELPINVGKPAKVEIKKAIMSLRNGKGLHIACNGVFQGPPASLKADIVSSVNMLHSLISRIWDEEQVPAGWREGILVKLPKKRGLTGKVFNRIFLEKMRNAVDIK, translated from the exons ATGACGACAAGGAAGTTAGCTGGCGAATTTCAGCAAGTGGACAAACCTTTTAAGGACAAGGATGGCAACACCCTCGCAACAACACAAGAACAACTGAGAAGATGGGCAGAACACTTTAATGAGCTGTTATACAGACGAACCCCAGAAGCACCCCCAGACTGTGCAGACATCCCACCTGCAGACTCAGAACTACCAATCAACGTTGGAAAACCTGCAAAAGTGGAGATCAAGAAGGCCATCATGTCTCTAAGGAACGGGAA GGGGCTACATATCGCCTGTAATGGCGTTTTTCAAGGACCACCAGCATCCCTGAAAGCAGACATAGTGAGCTCAGTCAACATGCTGCATAGTCTTATCAGTAGGATATGGGATGAGGAACAGGTTCCCGCGGGGTGGAGAGAGGGAATACTGGTCAAGCTACCGAAGAAGAGGGGTCTca CAGGTAAAGTCTTCAACAGAATTTTCCTGGAGAAAATGAGGAATGCAGTGGATATCAAGTAA